TCGGAACGTCCTGCGTTTTCATGTGGATTACTACAAGCCTGAAGGCAAACATCCCCCAAGCCCGGAGAGGCGCTGGCCAAGCGCGCCATTGTCGAGGCCATCCTCACCAAACACGATGCCGCAACGGCAGGGCGCAAGTTCAACGCACTACTGGCGACTGCCTCCATCAACGACGCCATCGAGTACCATACCCTTTTTGCGACCATGCAGGCCGAGCGTCAGGAAACCGATCCTGAGTTTCGTCCCCTGAACATCGCCTGTGTTTTTTCCCCGCCTGCCGAGGGCAATCTCGACGTCCTGCAGATTCAGGAAGACCTGCCCCAGGAAAAGGCCGACAACACCCAAGACCCAGACCGCAAGAAAGCCGCACTTACTGCCATCATTGCCGACTACAACCGACGCTATGGTGCCCACCACAGCGTCGGAGAGTTTGACCTGTACTACCAGGACGTGCAGAAGCGCATCAAGGACCAGCAGTATCCCAACAGCGATCTGCCCCACACCCAGAAGATCGACATCACCATCGTCGTCGACATGCTCCTGACGGGCTTTGACTCCCAGTACCTCAATACCCTCTACGTCGATAAGAACCTCAAGTACCACGGTCTGATCCAAGCCTTCTCCCGAACCAACCGGGTCCTGAACGATACCAAGCCCTACGGCAACATCCTCGACTTCCGCCAGCAGCAGGCGGCAGTAGATACCGCCATCAGCCTCTTCTCCGGCCAATCGGGTGAACAGGCCAAGAAAATCTGGCTGGTGGATAAAGCCCCTGTCGTCATCGCCCGACTCCAGGAGGCAAAGACCAAGCTTGATACCTTCCTCGAATCCCAAGGGCTCACCCCAATACCGGAGGCTGTCCCGCAACTACAAGGCGATGCTGCCCGCGTCCAGTTCATACAGCTCTTCAAAGAGGTGCAGCGCTGCAAGACGCAGCTGGATCAGTACACGGACATCACCCCCAAAGAAACTCTCGTCATCAACGAAGCCTTGCCCAAGGAGATCCTGCAAGGCTTCAAAGGGGTCTACCTAGAAACTGCGGAGCGACTAAAAGAGCAGCGGGAACGACCCAACCAGCCCAGTAACCCTGAAGTCGAACAACTAGACTTCGAGTTTGTGCTCTTTGCCTCTGCCGTCATCGACTACGACTACATCATGGGGCTGATCACCCGCTATGCGAACCCGAGCTCCGGCAAGCAGACGCTGAAGCGGGAAGAGCTCGTGGGGCTGATCGTCTCGGATGCCAAGTTCCTGGACGAACGGGAAGAGATCACCGAGTACATTGATACCCTACAGGCTGGCAAGGGGCTAGACGAGAACGCCGTACGCGAGGGCTTTGAGCGCTTCAAAGCCGAGAAGCAAAAGCGGCAGGTTGTGGACATCGCCACCGCGCATGGACTGAAGCCCAAGGTCCTGCAAGACTTCATCGATGGGACTCTCAGCCGTATGATTTTCGATGGTGAGCAGCTGAGTGAACTCCTGGCCCCGCAGCAACTTGGCTGGAAGGCCAGAAGCCAAAAGGAGCAGGCCCTCATGCAGGATCTGATACCCTTGTTCCACAAGCTCGCCCAGGGACGGGAGATTTCGGGGTTGGAAGCGTATGAGCAGTGAGCCAAGGAGAAGGCAAGGCCAGAAAAAGAGCGTTGGGTTAGTGCCGAGGCTCAGGTTTCCGGAGTTTCAGGAGGCGGGAGAGTGGGAAGAGCGGGAGCTAGGAGATTTGTGCGATATATGCACGGGAAGAAAAGACGCAAATGAAGGCTCCCCAAATGGGCAATATCCATTCTTCACCTGCGCAGATCAACATAGTTTTAGCGACACTTATTCCTATGACGCTGAAGCAATATTGATCGCTGGTAATGCCCATGTTGGGCAGACGAGGTACTATAAAGGAAAGTTTGAGGCTTATCAAAGAACTTACGTTCTAACTGGTTTTCGTAATATATACACTTCATACTTGTTTGCATTTCTGGGAGCCACTCTGCAAGCTTCACTGTCAGCACAGGCGCAAACCAGCGCTATGAGCTACATAAGGCTACCGATGCTGAAGGGATATAATGTAATTTATCCGCACAATGCAAATGAGCAGAAAAAAATCGCCGACTGCCTTTCCTCGCTCGACGATCTGATCACGCTGGAGTCACGGAAGCTCGACGCGCTCAAGCAGCACAAAAGGGGATTGATGCAGCAGCTTTTCCCAGCTGAGGGAGAGACGGTGCCGAGGCTGCGGTTTCCAGAGTTTCGGGAGGCGGGGGAGTGGCATGCTAAATCGCTTGGGGAGTTGTGTAATATACTTAATAACCGCAGAAAGCCTATAACCAGCACGGAAAGGAAGGCGGGAGAGTATCCCTACTATGGTGCAAGCGGTATCGTTGACTACATTGATGATTACATCTTTGACGAAGAACTATTGCTGATCGGTGAGGATGGCGCCAAGTGGGGGGCATATGAGGCCTCATCATTTATTGTTTATGAAAAATGTTGGGTAAATAACCACGCTCATGTGCTCAAGCCATTAGGCGTTGACATTAAGATTGTTGAGGCTTACCTCAATATGAAAGATCTCAACACCTATGTAACAGGAGCAGCACCACCAAAATTAACGTTGGGGAAGCTCAAAGAGATTCTGGTTCCTGTTCCACCATCAGTAGAGGAGCAGGTGAAAATAGCTAGTACCTTGTATATCACGGACGGCCTTATAACGGCTCAAAGAAAAAAAATCGAATCCCTTAAAACCCATAAGAAAGGCCTTATGCAGCAGCTTTTCCCTGCCTTGGATGATGCGGTGGCATGAGTACGTCCGAGATGCTCATCATCGCCGGACCAAATGGCGCGAAGAGAACCACCTTTACCCGGTCCTTTCTGCCAGAAGAGGTAGATCGTGCATGATTGAATGCGAACATAGGCAGCGGTGCTTTACCACGTCAGGTGTAGCAAGATGACCTGTCTTGCCCGTATATTTCTTTTCAAGAATCTATTGTCTTGCTTGGGATCACAATCCTCAGCATTCTGTACTATCAGGAGGTTCTGCCATGTCCATCAGTGACCTGTTGCCCGTGGTGTCTCGGCTCAGTCATGCGGAGAAGTTTCGCCTGGTCCAGGTGATGCTTCAGCAGTTGGCCGAGGATGAGGGGATCTCGGTAAAGACCACTGCCGATCAGCCAGCCCCCTTCGATCCTCGCAGCTTCTACGGACGGGGTCAGGCCACTCGTGAGCGCATAGATGCCTATCTCAACGCCTCCCGCCAAGGCTGGGAGCGATGAGCTTTCTATTCGATACCAACGTCATTATTTATTACTTCAATGGGTTAACCGCCGACGAGTCCATCCATGATCGTCTGCGCGAGAGCTTCCGGATTTCCATCGTCACCGAGATCGAGTTTCTGGGCTGGGGGGATTTTATCTCTCAGCCGGTGCTCTACGAGCAGGCGAAGTACTTCATGAGTCAGGCTATGGTCTATCCCCTGGATCATCCTATTGCCGAGGCGACCATTCGGTTACGCCAGCAGTACAAAACCAAAACTCCTGACGCGATCATTGCCGCAACCGCCCTGGTGCATGGCCTGACTGTCATTACGCAAAACACCGACGACTTCACTCGCCTAGGTGTGCCCACCCTCACCATAACGATGAAACCATGACCGAAATCGACCAAAAACAACTGGGCAACACCCTTTGGGGCATTGCCGATCAACTCCGTGGCGCCATGAACGCGGACGACTTCCGCGACTACATGCTCTCTTTCCTCTTCCTGCGCTATCTGTCGGACAACTACGCCCAGGCCGCCCAGAAAGAATTGGGTCCCGACTATCCGCAACTGGCTCCCAGTGACCGCCGCACCCCGCTATCCCTCTGGTATGCCCAGAATCCCGACGATATCGAAGAATTTGAGAAGCAGATGCGGCGGAAGATCCACTATGTGGTTCGTCCCGAATTCCTCTGGGGAAGCATATCGGAACTCGCCCGCACCCAGAACCGCGAGCTTCTCCATACCCTGCAAAAGGGTTTCGACTACATTGAGAACGAATCCTTCGCCAGCACCTTCAGCGGTCTGTTCTCTGAGATCAACCTCAACTCTGAGAAGCTCGGCAAAGACTACAGCGCCCGCAACAGCAAGCTCTGTACCATCATTCAGGCCATTGCCGAGGGTCTATCCCAGTTCTCCACCAATCAAGACGTCCTGGGTGACGCCTACGAGTACCTCATTGGCCAGTTTGCGGCGGGTTCCGGCAAGAAAGCTGGGGAGTTCTACACGCCCCAGCAGATATCGACCATCCTCTCGGGCATTGTTACCCTGGACAGCCAAGACCCGGCTACGGGCAAAAAGAAGCAGCTGGAGAGCGTTCTGGACTTCGCCTGCGGCTCTGGCTCTCTTTTGCTCAATGTCCGCCACCGCATGGGGCCTCACGGTATCGGCAAGATCTACGGTCAGGAAAAGAATATCACCACCTATAACCTCGCCCGGATGAACATGCTCCTGCATGGGGTCAAGGACTCCGAGTTCGAGATTTACCACGGCGACACCCTGACCAACGATTGGGACTTTCTGCGGGAGACCAACCCCGCCAAGGCTCCCAAGTTTGATGCCGTCGTCGCCAATCCTCCCTTCAGCTATCGTTGGGGACCGAGCAGCGCCCTAGCGGAGGACATGCGCTTCAAGAACTATGGCTTGGCCCCCAAGTCCGCTGCGGACTTTGCCTTCCTCCTGCACGGCTTTCATTACCTCAAGCCCGAAGGCGTCATGGCCATTATCCTGCCCCATGGCGTGCTCTTTCGGGGTGGAGCGGAAGAACGCATTCGTACCAAGCTGCTGCAGGACGGCAACATCGACACCGTCATCGGCCTGCCCGCTAATCTTTTCTTCTCCACGGGCATCCCGGTCTGCGTTCTGGTCCTCAAGAAATGCAAAAAACCCGACGATGTTCTCTTCATCAACGCCGCCGAGCATTTCGAGAAGGGCAAGCGCCAGAACCAGCTGCGACCCGAAGACATCGACAAGATCATTGATACCTACCAGTACCGCAAAGACGAAGAACGCTACTCTCGCCGCGTGAGCATGGCCGAGATCGCCGACAACGACTATAACCTCAACATCAGCCGCTATGTCAGCACGGCCCAGCCCGAGGAAGAAATCGACCTGCAGGTAGTCCACCAAGAGCTGATGGAGCTGGAAAAGAAGATCGCCGAGGCGACAGAGCGGCATAACAGTTTTTTGCAAGAGCTGGGGCTGCCGCTACTGGGGCGGTCATGATCCGGCGTGCTGAGAGCCGGATAACGCTTTACCAGAATAGGAGAAAGCCCTCGTGAGCGTGTGGAAGATCTGGTGTGATGGTTCCTGTGGGCCGACGAACCCCGGTCCTTGTGCCTGGGGTGCGGTGATCGAATCGCCGTCTGGGGAGCGCAGTGAGCATTTTGGCTTTATCCTGAAGCGCGGAACCAACAACATTGCGGAACTGACCGCCGCCATCGAAGCCTTGCGCCGGGTTCCTGAGGGTGCTGAGGTGATCCTGTGCTCGGATAGCCAGTACACCTTGAAGGGTCTGGGCGAATGGCTCCCTGGCTGGATCAAAAAAGGCTGGAAAACAGCCTCAGGATCACCCGTGCTGAACCAGGAACTCTGGCAACAACTGCATCACGAGTACCTAGCCCGCAAGGTCACGTTGGAATGGGTGCGTGGACACAATGGCCATCCAGAAAATGAGCTTGCTGACCAGCTCGCCAACATCGGACTCACCCTGGGATGAAAAACGGGTATCGCTTTCTGCGTCCAGTCACTGTCCATGGCAATATACCTGGGACGAGCTGGGGTTGGTCATGAAAAAACGCAGTTCCTACATCGAAGCACTACTGGGGGAGCTGATGCCGTTGGCACATATCGTGTCAGACACACTCCAACCAGGCCCAGAAATGTCTCGATTACTGGACTTGCTGTATGGGGTACTTGACGATCAAGACAGTCACGCCCTTCTCGCGATATTTGAAACCCTCCGAGCCGACGGCCTGACAGCGGTTTGGGAATATCTCTGGGATCGCGCATTGGATATGGCCTGCATAAAAGGCTATGAGGATGGCTCCCAAAGCATTTTGATTGCTGTCCCTTTCCTTGCTCCCTGGACAGGAGAATGCCGAGGTGCAGATCGCAAGGCACTGACGCAGGTACTGAAAAAACACGAGGTCATCCCCAAACGCGGGAAGATTCATTGGGTGCAGAAGCCACAGTCCATTTATGCGCTGCGAGACACTAGTCCTTCGCTGTTGTGGATGCTGAATACCCCATACGCCACGGACCCCTATACTTGGAACTACGGTCATACGACGGCGCCAACCATGTATCTGCTGGTGGGGAGATTGGAATATTCAGCGCAATACCGACCTTTCTGGCCGGATCCGGATGTCCTGATTCAAGCGCAAGCCGAGGCTCTGGGTTGGCCACCGGAAGCGCTAGATGCCTGCGCACCCCTGCGATGGTTCCTAGAACGGGAAACAGATGAGCCCGACGCAGCCGAAGGCCGCATGATGGGGATGATCCTTGCCGCTGTTTCCGCAGCGAAGAATTGGATCGAGGAGGCAAAGGTAAACGCTAAGGACTGCCAGATCCTTGTGAAGGATGGGGCGGATGCTACCCTCCATGTCTTCATCCAGCCCAATGGACGAGGCAAGCATTTACTCTGTGGCCTAGACTACGAGGCTGCTCAAGTGTCGCGGGATCAAATTTTGGAAAAGTTTAGAGAGGTTTTCGAACAGGTTGGGTTTGCTGTGGTCATAGATAGACCTCCGGGTGAGGCTAGGGCCACATTGCATTGATCGAATCCCGTGGGAGAATGGGTGGTATGCAGCGAAAGCAGTCGTTCGCGAGATCCACATTATCGACTAAGGAGTACTCTATTTCTCAAGATTATTCCGCACAGAATACCATTTCCGAAAAGCCACCAGACTCCAGATATGTTAATCAGCGTGCAAAAGTGAACATCTGATCTAGCCCCAAAAGTGCGTCTTGCCCCCAATATTGGCGCAAGCACCCTGCTGTCAGGCCCTTTACCGTTCGAATTACCCCACTTTTCTGGAGAATTCTCGGATTTTTGGCACACCACTTCCTACGCCGTCAGCAGAGATCTCCGCAGCATGTACAAGTTGGCAAAGGCAAAGAGTGTGGTGAGCTGAGCCCCGTTCTTGGCCAATCCCCGATAGCGCGTGCGCTGATTTTTTGAGATTCTGGATCAAAGGCAGCGCCTTCTTCGGCTAGATCAGATCTTCCTTAGCTCATCGGCTGCCCCCGAAATCGGCTTTTCACTAAGGTCCGCTGCCACGTCTCTGAAGGTCTCCTCCCTGTATTGCGTCAAGGCGGCACTGATCTCGAGGCGTATGTGTTTCCGAGTCCGCCAACCCAACTGACACGGCAGACTGGCTATACCGTGGCGACCAATTTACGAGGGACGCAAGGTGTGCATCCATGGCTCGCCATTCTGCGTAATATAGACGTGGGAAGTATAGTGAAGTTTGGCAACAGCGCGGGAGATGCAATTATGGATAGACCGTTGAATCGTCGGGAATGGCCAAAAACCAGT
This sequence is a window from Acidithiobacillus sp. AMEEHan. Protein-coding genes within it:
- a CDS encoding restriction endonuclease subunit S translates to MSSEPRRRQGQKKSVGLVPRLRFPEFQEAGEWEERELGDLCDICTGRKDANEGSPNGQYPFFTCADQHSFSDTYSYDAEAILIAGNAHVGQTRYYKGKFEAYQRTYVLTGFRNIYTSYLFAFLGATLQASLSAQAQTSAMSYIRLPMLKGYNVIYPHNANEQKKIADCLSSLDDLITLESRKLDALKQHKRGLMQQLFPAEGETVPRLRFPEFREAGEWHAKSLGELCNILNNRRKPITSTERKAGEYPYYGASGIVDYIDDYIFDEELLLIGEDGAKWGAYEASSFIVYEKCWVNNHAHVLKPLGVDIKIVEAYLNMKDLNTYVTGAAPPKLTLGKLKEILVPVPPSVEEQVKIASTLYITDGLITAQRKKIESLKTHKKGLMQQLFPALDDAVA
- a CDS encoding type II toxin-antitoxin system VapC family toxin, whose amino-acid sequence is MSFLFDTNVIIYYFNGLTADESIHDRLRESFRISIVTEIEFLGWGDFISQPVLYEQAKYFMSQAMVYPLDHPIAEATIRLRQQYKTKTPDAIIAATALVHGLTVITQNTDDFTRLGVPTLTITMKP
- a CDS encoding type I restriction-modification system subunit M; amino-acid sequence: MTEIDQKQLGNTLWGIADQLRGAMNADDFRDYMLSFLFLRYLSDNYAQAAQKELGPDYPQLAPSDRRTPLSLWYAQNPDDIEEFEKQMRRKIHYVVRPEFLWGSISELARTQNRELLHTLQKGFDYIENESFASTFSGLFSEINLNSEKLGKDYSARNSKLCTIIQAIAEGLSQFSTNQDVLGDAYEYLIGQFAAGSGKKAGEFYTPQQISTILSGIVTLDSQDPATGKKKQLESVLDFACGSGSLLLNVRHRMGPHGIGKIYGQEKNITTYNLARMNMLLHGVKDSEFEIYHGDTLTNDWDFLRETNPAKAPKFDAVVANPPFSYRWGPSSALAEDMRFKNYGLAPKSAADFAFLLHGFHYLKPEGVMAIILPHGVLFRGGAEERIRTKLLQDGNIDTVIGLPANLFFSTGIPVCVLVLKKCKKPDDVLFINAAEHFEKGKRQNQLRPEDIDKIIDTYQYRKDEERYSRRVSMAEIADNDYNLNISRYVSTAQPEEEIDLQVVHQELMELEKKIAEATERHNSFLQELGLPLLGRS
- a CDS encoding ribonuclease H, whose translation is MSVWKIWCDGSCGPTNPGPCAWGAVIESPSGERSEHFGFILKRGTNNIAELTAAIEALRRVPEGAEVILCSDSQYTLKGLGEWLPGWIKKGWKTASGSPVLNQELWQQLHHEYLARKVTLEWVRGHNGHPENELADQLANIGLTLG